In Microtus ochrogaster isolate Prairie Vole_2 chromosome 4, MicOch1.0, whole genome shotgun sequence, one genomic interval encodes:
- the Ciapin1 gene encoding anamorsin — MAEFGISPGQLVAVFWDKSSPEEALKKLVDNLQGLTGSEGQVFTENLSRLLQSAHKESSFDVILSGVVPGSTSVHSAEVLAEMARILRPGGCLFLKEPVETTGVNNDKMKTASKLCSALTLSGLVEVKELQQESLSSEEVQSVQEHLGYHSDSLLMVHITGKKPNFEVGSSSQLKLLTNKKTSSVKPVVDPAAAKLWTLSANDMEDDMDLIDSDELLDPEDLKKPDPASLKAPSCGEGKKRKACKNCTCGLAEELEREKSKEQGTQPKSACGNCYLGDAFRCANCPYLGMPAFKPGEQVLLNNSNLQDA; from the exons ATGGCAGAGTTTGGGATCTCCCCTGGCCAGCTTGTGGCAGTGTTCTGGGACAAGTCATCTCCTGAGGAGGCCCTAAAAAAACTGGTGGATAATCTTCAAGGGTTAACTGGCAGCGAGGGCCAAGTGTTCACGGAGAACCTCAGCCGGCTGCTGCAGT CTGCCCATAAAGAATCCAGCTTTGACGTTATTCTGTCGGGTGTAGTCCCAGGAAGCACCTCTGTGCACAGTGCTGAGGTTCTGGCTGAGATGGCCCGAATCCTTCGGCCAGGGGGATGCCTTTTTCTGAAAGAACCAGTGGAGACAACTGGAG TTAACAATGACAAAATGAAGACCGCCTCTAAGCTGTGTTCTGCCCTGACTCTTTCTGGCCTTGTGGAAGTTAAAGAG TTGCAACAGGAGTCCTTAAGCTCGGAGGAGGTGCAGTCTGTCCAGGAACACCTGGGCTACCACAGTGACAGCCTGCTCATGGTTCATATCACTGGCAAGAAGCCAAACTTTGAAGTGGGCTCTTCCAGCCAGCTTAAGCTTTTAACCAACAAGAAGACTTCTTCAG TGAAGCCCGTTGTGGATCCTGCTGCTGCCAAGCTCTGGACTCTCTCAGCCAATGACATGGAGGATGACATG GATCTCATTGACTCAGATGAACTGCTAGATCCAGAAGATTTAAAGAAGCCCGATCCAGCCTCCCTGAAGGCTCCTTCGTgtggggaagggaaaaagaggaaggccTGTAAGAACTG CACCTGTGGCCTTGCAGAAGAACTGGAAAGAGAGAAGTCAAAGGAGCAGGGTACTCAGCCCAAGTCAGCCTGTGGAAAT TGCTACCTGGGAGACGCTTTCCGATGTGCCAACTGCCCCTACCTTGGGATGCCAGCCTTCAAGCCTGGAGAACAGGTGCTCCTGAACAACAGCAATCTCCAGGATGCCTAG
- the Ccl17 gene encoding C-C motif chemokine 17, which produces MMALRTLLLAALLLGTFLQHASAARATNVGRECCLKYFKGAIPIRRVVTWYRTSAECRRDAIVFVTVQGKNICSDPKDKHVKKALRYLGSLKP; this is translated from the exons ATGATGGCACTCCGGACGCTGCTCCTGGCTGCCCTGCTTCTGGGGACGTTTCTGCAGCATGCCAGTGCTG CTCGAGCCACGAACGTAGGCCGAGAGTGCTGCCTGAAGTACTTCAAGGGGGCCATCCCCATCAGGAGAGTGGTGACGTGGTACAGGACCTCAGCTGAGTGTCGAAGAGATGCCATTGT GTTTGTGACTGTCCAGGGCAAGAACATCTGTTCAGACCCCAAAGACAAACATGTGAAGAAGGCCCTCAGATACCTCGGAAGCCTGAAGCCATAG